From a region of the Methylocystis hirsuta genome:
- a CDS encoding DsbA family protein — MPFAFIPRRGFLVGAACALLAAAPAFADKSPSGKVAVDELMAPNALPDVVEGAANAPVTIVEYASMTCSHCAAFHHDVYPELKKNYIDTGKAKFILREFPLDPLATAAFMLARELGDKRDATVDLLFSQQKNWAFSDKPLDGLANVLKQAGLGQEKFEAVLKDQALYENVNRVRNRAAEKFGVNSTPTFFVNGDKYTGEIGVEDWDKIITSKTAAK, encoded by the coding sequence ATGCCCTTCGCTTTTATACCCCGTCGTGGTTTTCTTGTCGGCGCCGCCTGCGCGCTCCTCGCTGCAGCGCCCGCCTTCGCCGACAAGTCGCCTTCGGGCAAGGTTGCGGTCGACGAGCTGATGGCGCCGAACGCCCTGCCGGACGTGGTGGAAGGCGCGGCGAACGCTCCCGTGACGATCGTCGAATATGCTTCGATGACGTGCAGCCACTGCGCGGCGTTCCATCACGACGTGTATCCGGAGCTGAAGAAGAATTATATCGACACGGGCAAGGCGAAATTCATTTTGCGGGAGTTCCCGCTCGATCCGCTTGCGACGGCCGCCTTCATGCTGGCGCGCGAACTCGGCGACAAGCGCGACGCGACGGTCGATCTTCTGTTCTCGCAGCAGAAGAACTGGGCCTTCTCCGATAAGCCGCTTGACGGTCTGGCCAATGTCTTGAAACAGGCTGGCCTCGGCCAGGAGAAGTTCGAGGCCGTCTTAAAGGATCAGGCGCTTTACGAGAACGTCAACAGGGTGCGTAATCGCGCCGCCGAGAAATTTGGCGTCAACTCTACGCCGACGTTCTTCGTTAATGGCGACAAATACACCGGTGAGATCGGCGTCGAGGACTGGGACAAGATCATCACATCGAAAACCGCGGCGAAGTGA
- a CDS encoding quinone-dependent dihydroorotate dehydrogenase, which produces MTDAFAIASPLLRLLDAETAHHATIAALKLLPYRAPPANDPRLAVHAFGLDFPNPIGLAAGFDKNAEVADAMLGLGFGFVEVGTLTPRAQPGNPRPRAFRLIEDRAVINRYGFNNDGHAPALARLSKRARRGIVGVNIGANKDAADRMADYVAGVHAFADVASYFTINVSSPNTPGLRDLQEPEALSELLARVIEARDAAPVRRPLLLKIAPDLTLAQLDAIVRVARDRRIDGMIVSNTTISRPLTLRSHFAKESGGLSGAPLFDLSTRMLAQTFLRVEGQFPLIGVGGVDGAEAALAKLEAGATLVQLYSALIYKGPGLVKRIKNGILERLRESGVSLSTLSGRSAQNVSSK; this is translated from the coding sequence ATGACGGACGCCTTCGCGATCGCGTCGCCGCTTTTGCGCCTGCTCGACGCTGAAACGGCGCATCACGCGACGATCGCGGCGCTGAAACTGCTGCCCTATCGTGCGCCGCCGGCGAATGATCCGCGTCTCGCGGTCCACGCCTTCGGTCTCGACTTTCCCAATCCGATCGGCCTTGCGGCAGGCTTCGACAAAAATGCCGAAGTCGCCGACGCCATGCTCGGTCTCGGGTTCGGCTTTGTCGAAGTCGGCACGCTGACGCCGCGCGCGCAGCCCGGCAATCCGCGTCCGCGCGCCTTTCGACTCATCGAGGACCGCGCCGTCATCAATCGCTACGGCTTCAACAATGACGGCCATGCGCCGGCGCTGGCGCGCCTGTCAAAGCGCGCTCGGCGAGGAATCGTCGGCGTCAATATCGGCGCAAACAAAGACGCGGCTGACCGCATGGCGGACTATGTCGCTGGCGTGCATGCCTTTGCCGACGTCGCAAGCTATTTTACGATCAACGTCAGTTCGCCGAATACGCCGGGCCTGCGCGACCTTCAGGAGCCGGAAGCGCTTTCCGAGCTGCTCGCGCGCGTCATCGAAGCGCGCGACGCGGCGCCGGTTCGACGGCCCCTGCTCCTCAAAATCGCGCCGGACCTCACGCTCGCGCAGCTCGACGCAATCGTGCGCGTCGCGCGCGATCGGCGCATCGACGGCATGATCGTGTCGAACACGACGATTTCGCGGCCCCTAACGCTGCGCTCGCATTTTGCGAAGGAGAGCGGCGGCCTCTCCGGCGCGCCGCTGTTCGATCTCTCGACGCGCATGCTCGCGCAAACATTTTTGCGCGTGGAAGGGCAGTTCCCCCTGATCGGCGTCGGCGGCGTCGACGGCGCAGAAGCGGCGCTCGCCAAGCTCGAAGCCGGCGCGACGCTGGTGCAGCTTTATTCCGCGCTCATCTATAAAGGGCCCGGTCTCGTGAAACGAATTAAGAACGGAATCCTTGAACGGTTAAGAGAGAGCGGAGTATCACTGTCAACACTTTCTGGCAGGAGCGCACAAAACGTCTCCTCAAAATGA
- a CDS encoding DNA-binding domain-containing protein yields the protein MKLADFQSLFQQRVLAGSGEADKPLLKKLRPSPRGATPETLLDVYQTGYRIRLADFVSQDHPGLRAILGDEAFDALVDDYIDQCPSRDPNARWFTTGLPDFMRENARWRDDGVAVSMALFERAMVDAFDSADKTPVTVQALAGFAPDDWARLAFEFDPSLTLLELVAGTVEAYNAAISEEAPAKVDKPAAGDQIEYAAVWRVDHESAYRQLEPDEYVALSEARAGHAFGDICQMTAFQQAGEIAPERLAQSLSSWFEDGMIIGVRVRGADQSSNTPSSA from the coding sequence ATGAAACTCGCCGATTTTCAGTCTCTGTTTCAGCAGCGTGTGCTGGCCGGCTCTGGAGAAGCGGACAAGCCTCTCCTGAAAAAATTGAGGCCGTCGCCGCGCGGCGCCACGCCAGAGACGCTGCTGGACGTCTATCAGACCGGCTACCGCATACGACTGGCGGACTTTGTCTCGCAGGATCACCCGGGACTGCGCGCGATTCTCGGAGACGAGGCGTTTGACGCGCTGGTCGACGACTACATCGACCAATGTCCGTCGCGCGATCCGAACGCCCGCTGGTTTACGACCGGACTGCCGGACTTCATGCGCGAAAATGCGCGCTGGCGCGACGATGGTGTTGCCGTGTCCATGGCGCTGTTTGAGCGCGCCATGGTCGACGCCTTCGACTCCGCTGACAAAACGCCGGTGACGGTGCAGGCGCTGGCTGGATTTGCGCCCGACGATTGGGCGCGGCTCGCCTTCGAATTCGACCCGAGCCTAACGCTGCTCGAACTCGTCGCCGGCACGGTCGAGGCCTATAACGCGGCGATCAGCGAGGAGGCGCCGGCGAAAGTCGATAAGCCCGCGGCGGGCGATCAAATCGAATATGCCGCCGTATGGCGCGTCGATCATGAATCGGCCTATCGCCAGCTCGAGCCCGACGAATATGTGGCGCTTTCCGAAGCGCGCGCCGGCCACGCCTTCGGCGACATTTGTCAGATGACCGCCTTTCAGCAGGCGGGCGAGATTGCGCCAGAGCGGCTGGCGCAATCTCTGTCGAGCTGGTTCGAGGACGGCATGATTATCGGCGTGCGCGTCCGCGGGGCCGATCAGTCTTCGAACACGCCTTCAAGCGCGTAG
- the rpsD gene encoding 30S ribosomal protein S4 encodes MTKRAEAKYKLDRRLGQNIWGRPKSPVNRREYGPGQHGQRRKGKLSDYGTQLKAKQKLKGYYGNISEKQFRKYYAEAIRLKGDSGDNLIGLLERRLDAVVYRAKFVPTVFAARQFVNHGHIRVNGKRVNIPSYQVKVGDVIEVKEASKQAVTVLEAVQLAERDAPEYYDVDHSKMTAKLIRVPHATEVPYPVQMEPNLVIEFYSR; translated from the coding sequence GTGACGAAGCGCGCAGAAGCAAAATACAAGCTCGACCGACGCCTGGGCCAGAACATCTGGGGCCGCCCGAAAAGCCCCGTCAACCGCCGCGAATATGGCCCCGGACAGCACGGACAGCGGCGCAAGGGCAAGCTCTCCGACTATGGCACGCAGCTCAAAGCCAAGCAGAAGCTCAAGGGCTACTACGGCAATATTTCCGAAAAACAGTTTCGCAAATATTATGCGGAAGCGATCCGGTTGAAGGGCGACTCGGGCGATAATCTGATCGGCCTTTTGGAGCGGCGCCTTGACGCGGTCGTCTATCGCGCGAAATTCGTTCCGACGGTTTTCGCCGCGCGCCAGTTCGTCAATCACGGCCACATCCGCGTTAACGGCAAGCGCGTCAACATTCCGTCTTATCAGGTGAAGGTCGGAGACGTGATCGAGGTGAAGGAAGCTTCGAAACAGGCCGTGACCGTGCTCGAAGCGGTTCAGCTCGCCGAGCGCGACGCGCCGGAATATTACGACGTCGACCACTCCAAGATGACCGCGAAGCTCATCCGGGTGCCGCATGCGACGGAGGTGCCCTATCCCGTGCAGATGGAGCCGAACCTCGTCATCGAGTTCTATTCGCGCTAA
- the recR gene encoding recombination mediator RecR, with protein MAEKVAGPEIEKLVQLLAKLPGLGPRSARRAALHLIRKREELLAPLAEAMRVARERIVVCSVCGNIDTSDPCTICRDARRDGSILVVVETVADLWALERAGLLNARYHVLGGVLSPLDGVGPDDLAIASLVTRVRAGDTREVVLAVNATVDGQTTAHYIADVLAPSGVKVTRLAHGVPVGGELDYLDEGTLAAALERRTAF; from the coding sequence ATGGCTGAAAAGGTCGCCGGTCCCGAGATCGAAAAACTCGTGCAGCTCCTGGCCAAATTGCCGGGGCTCGGTCCGCGATCGGCGCGGCGCGCCGCGTTGCATCTGATCCGCAAACGCGAAGAACTGCTGGCGCCGCTCGCCGAAGCGATGCGCGTCGCGCGGGAGCGCATCGTCGTTTGCTCGGTCTGCGGCAATATCGATACGAGCGATCCGTGCACGATCTGCCGCGACGCGCGCCGCGACGGGTCGATCCTGGTTGTCGTCGAGACGGTCGCCGATCTCTGGGCGTTGGAGCGGGCAGGGCTGCTCAACGCGCGCTATCACGTGCTCGGCGGCGTGTTGTCGCCGCTTGACGGCGTCGGCCCCGACGATCTCGCCATCGCCAGCCTCGTCACGCGCGTGCGCGCCGGAGACACTCGCGAGGTCGTGCTTGCGGTCAACGCAACGGTCGACGGCCAGACGACCGCGCATTACATCGCCGACGTGCTGGCGCCGTCAGGCGTGAAGGTGACGCGGCTCGCCCATGGCGTGCCGGTCGGCGGCGAACTCGACTATCTCGATGAGGGAACGCTTGCGGCGGCGCTGGAGCGGCGGACAGCGTTTTAG
- a CDS encoding DUF952 domain-containing protein — MTHIYKIVSQSEWRAAEAAGVFSGAAVDLADGFIHFSAADQVEETAAKYFAGQTDLLLVAVDFTKLGEALRWEVSRGGAPFPHLYASLPLESVARVDLLPLGADGRHDFSALLE; from the coding sequence GTGACTCATATTTACAAAATCGTTTCGCAATCCGAGTGGCGCGCGGCGGAAGCGGCGGGCGTCTTTAGCGGCGCGGCGGTCGACCTCGCCGACGGCTTCATTCATTTTTCGGCAGCGGATCAGGTCGAGGAAACAGCGGCGAAATATTTCGCCGGCCAAACCGATCTGCTGCTCGTCGCCGTCGACTTCACGAAGCTGGGGGAGGCGCTGCGATGGGAAGTCTCTCGCGGCGGCGCGCCTTTCCCGCATCTTTATGCGTCGCTTCCTCTCGAGTCGGTTGCGCGCGTCGATCTGCTGCCCTTAGGCGCGGACGGCCGGCATGATTTTTCGGCCCTCCTCGAATGA
- a CDS encoding YbaB/EbfC family nucleoid-associated protein: protein MMDFMGLMKQAQQMQAKMAEAQLELEQTVVEGEAGGGMVRVALTAKGGMKSISIDPSLLAPDEKEILQDLILTAHMQARAKAEEAMAEKMKALTGGLPLPPGFKLPF from the coding sequence ATGATGGACTTCATGGGCTTGATGAAGCAGGCGCAGCAGATGCAGGCCAAAATGGCCGAAGCGCAGCTGGAGCTCGAACAGACCGTCGTGGAAGGCGAGGCGGGCGGCGGCATGGTGAGGGTCGCGCTCACCGCGAAAGGCGGGATGAAAAGCATCTCCATCGACCCGAGTCTGTTGGCTCCCGACGAGAAGGAAATTCTTCAAGACCTGATCCTCACGGCCCACATGCAGGCGCGCGCCAAGGCCGAGGAGGCCATGGCTGAGAAAATGAAGGCGCTGACCGGCGGCCTGCCGTTGCCGCCGGGCTTCAAACTGCCGTTTTGA
- the fae gene encoding formaldehyde-activating enzyme has protein sequence MTEHIWLATGEATVLAADGQYTDAMPEVMIGNVKGPVGHAFASMAGQVAGHPRMFVIRDLNQQVRPATMMTTKMTVKSEDYVELLGGVVQAATGDAIVDCIAEGILPKDQLNELCMIIMVWLDPRCANHAELDKKDLYRTNYEATKLAISRAMKGEPTADELIANRKSVQHYALEGVFED, from the coding sequence ATGACCGAGCATATCTGGCTGGCGACGGGCGAAGCGACGGTTCTGGCCGCGGACGGACAATATACCGACGCCATGCCGGAAGTGATGATCGGCAACGTCAAGGGCCCGGTTGGGCACGCCTTCGCCAGCATGGCCGGCCAGGTCGCCGGCCATCCGCGCATGTTCGTCATCCGCGACCTCAACCAGCAGGTGCGGCCGGCGACGATGATGACCACGAAAATGACGGTCAAATCGGAAGATTACGTGGAGCTTCTCGGCGGCGTCGTGCAGGCGGCGACCGGCGACGCCATTGTCGACTGCATCGCCGAAGGGATTCTCCCCAAGGATCAGCTCAACGAGCTCTGCATGATCATCATGGTTTGGCTCGATCCGCGTTGCGCCAACCATGCGGAGCTCGACAAGAAAGATCTCTATCGCACCAATTACGAAGCGACGAAGCTCGCGATCTCTCGCGCCATGAAGGGCGAGCCGACCGCCGACGAGCTCATCGCCAACCGCAAGAGCGTCCAGCACTACGCGCTTGAAGGCGTGTTCGAAGACTGA
- a CDS encoding DNA polymerase III subunit gamma/tau has translation MDHEHDSPRPSSAADDGPSLFGADQAPPSAYRVLARKYRPTTFADLIGQEPMVRTLENAFDLNRIHQAYLLTGVRGVGKTTTARILARAFNYELPAGDGRPAINQPTIHMEELGVHCQAIIDSRHVDVLEMDAASHTGIDDIREIIDNARYRPVMARTKVYIIDEVHMLSKAAFNGLLKTLEEPPEHVKFIFATTEIDKVPVTVRSRCQRFDLRRIDAGLLANHLLGVCKAEGVAIEPDALAMIARAAEGSARDALSLLDQAIAYGAAHSAGGAIAAEDLRLMLGVADKARIIDLFEAAMSGDIAKAIGILEDQYNGGADPAQVLLELAEFTHLATRLKLAPETAQSAALTPEEKRRGEDAATRLSVPALTRAWQILMKGVEELRGSQRPLAAADMVLVRLAYAADMPSPAETLRRLGFGENASSADSVAPSTRSAGPGGAGAATRAGGGGQALAPRSAAPQPSAAPAPRSAAPEPGIIIESFDALVALAAQKRDMRLKIGLESEVRLVRFEHGRIEFELAPGGARELASTLMQRLQAWTGERWMVSVVASGGAPTLKEQREGEERKRRSSLESDPLVASVLARFPGAQIVAVRGRDEGAASAETLYDEASPIEEDDGEAQ, from the coding sequence ATGGACCACGAGCACGATTCGCCGAGGCCATCGTCGGCCGCTGACGACGGACCTTCGCTGTTTGGCGCCGATCAGGCGCCGCCGTCGGCGTATCGCGTGCTGGCGCGCAAATATCGACCGACCACCTTCGCAGACCTGATCGGCCAAGAGCCGATGGTGCGCACGCTCGAAAACGCATTCGATCTCAATCGAATTCATCAGGCCTATCTGCTGACCGGCGTGCGCGGCGTCGGCAAGACGACGACCGCGCGCATTCTCGCGCGCGCCTTCAACTATGAACTGCCGGCAGGAGACGGGCGGCCCGCGATCAATCAGCCGACGATTCATATGGAGGAGCTTGGCGTTCACTGTCAGGCGATTATCGACTCGCGTCATGTCGACGTGCTCGAAATGGACGCCGCCTCGCACACGGGCATCGACGACATCCGTGAGATCATCGACAACGCCCGTTATCGCCCGGTGATGGCGCGGACCAAAGTCTACATCATCGACGAAGTGCATATGCTCTCGAAGGCCGCGTTCAACGGTCTCCTGAAGACGCTCGAAGAGCCGCCAGAGCATGTGAAGTTCATCTTCGCGACGACCGAAATCGACAAGGTGCCGGTGACGGTGCGTTCGCGCTGCCAGCGCTTTGATCTGCGCCGCATCGACGCCGGTCTGCTCGCCAATCATCTGCTTGGCGTCTGCAAGGCTGAAGGCGTCGCCATCGAGCCGGATGCGCTCGCCATGATCGCGCGCGCGGCGGAAGGCTCGGCGCGCGATGCGTTGTCCTTGCTGGATCAGGCGATCGCCTATGGCGCGGCGCATTCGGCGGGCGGCGCGATCGCCGCCGAGGATCTGCGGCTGATGCTCGGAGTCGCCGACAAGGCGCGAATCATCGACCTTTTCGAAGCGGCGATGTCTGGCGATATCGCCAAGGCGATCGGCATTCTCGAAGATCAGTATAACGGCGGCGCCGATCCGGCGCAGGTGCTGCTCGAACTTGCCGAATTCACGCATCTCGCCACGCGCCTGAAGCTTGCGCCGGAGACCGCCCAGTCGGCGGCGCTGACGCCCGAAGAGAAACGTCGCGGCGAAGACGCGGCGACGCGCCTTTCCGTTCCCGCGCTCACGCGCGCCTGGCAAATCTTGATGAAAGGCGTTGAGGAATTGCGTGGCTCGCAGCGGCCGTTGGCGGCGGCCGACATGGTGCTGGTGCGGCTCGCTTACGCCGCCGACATGCCATCGCCGGCGGAGACGCTGCGCCGTCTGGGTTTTGGCGAGAACGCGTCGAGCGCCGACTCCGTGGCGCCCTCAACGCGAAGCGCAGGGCCTGGCGGAGCTGGCGCAGCGACGCGGGCGGGCGGAGGCGGCCAGGCGCTCGCGCCGCGGTCCGCCGCTCCTCAGCCCTCTGCAGCGCCGGCGCCAAGATCTGCAGCGCCGGAGCCAGGAATCATCATCGAGAGCTTCGATGCGCTTGTCGCGCTCGCCGCGCAGAAACGTGACATGCGCCTCAAGATCGGGCTCGAATCCGAAGTGCGGCTGGTGCGGTTTGAACATGGGCGGATCGAATTTGAACTCGCGCCCGGCGGCGCGCGTGAACTGGCGTCGACTCTGATGCAGAGGCTTCAGGCTTGGACCGGCGAGCGCTGGATGGTGTCGGTCGTCGCCTCGGGCGGCGCGCCGACGCTCAAGGAACAGCGCGAAGGTGAGGAGCGCAAGCGCCGCTCCTCGCTTGAATCGGATCCGCTCGTCGCGAGCGTGCTCGCGCGTTTTCCTGGCGCGCAGATCGTCGCCGTGCGGGGCAGGGACGAGGGCGCAGCGTCCGCGGAAACGCTCTATGATGAGGCGTCGCCAATCGAGGAAGACGACGGAGAAGCGCAATGA
- a CDS encoding DUF692 domain-containing protein, whose protein sequence is MEKPPPLGYGLGLRPIYYEEILSSRPPIDWFEIISENYMLAGGRPLAMLERIRADYPVVMHGVSMSLASTDPLNFDYLRQLKALAERVQPAWVSDHIAWTGVHGVTLHDLLPIPYTRESLAHVVERIQRVQDFLKRRLVVENASTYVSFVDSEMSEHEFVREMAERADCLLLLDVNNVFVSSFNHGFDPVAFIDGVPADRVVQFHMAGHTNNETHRVDTHDQPVCDEVWALYEHARRRCGDVSAMIERDDNYPPLAELLDELQNMRDIDARISKEQALSAA, encoded by the coding sequence ATGGAAAAGCCCCCGCCGCTTGGCTACGGCTTGGGCCTGCGGCCAATCTATTATGAAGAGATCCTGTCGTCGCGCCCGCCGATCGACTGGTTCGAAATCATTTCTGAAAACTACATGCTCGCCGGCGGCCGGCCTCTGGCGATGTTGGAGCGGATACGCGCCGATTATCCCGTCGTCATGCATGGCGTCTCGATGTCGCTTGCGTCAACCGATCCGCTCAACTTCGATTATTTGCGGCAGTTGAAGGCGCTCGCTGAACGCGTCCAGCCGGCATGGGTTTCAGATCACATCGCCTGGACGGGCGTTCATGGCGTGACGCTCCACGATCTGCTGCCCATTCCCTATACGCGCGAATCGCTTGCACATGTCGTCGAGCGCATCCAACGCGTGCAGGACTTTCTCAAGCGCCGTCTGGTTGTTGAAAACGCCTCGACCTACGTGTCCTTTGTCGATTCGGAGATGAGCGAACACGAGTTCGTTCGCGAAATGGCCGAGCGCGCCGACTGCCTGTTGCTGCTCGACGTCAACAATGTTTTCGTTTCGAGCTTCAACCACGGCTTCGATCCGGTCGCTTTCATCGATGGCGTTCCGGCCGATCGCGTCGTGCAATTTCACATGGCGGGTCATACCAATAATGAGACTCATCGCGTCGACACACACGATCAGCCGGTCTGTGATGAGGTCTGGGCGCTCTATGAGCACGCACGTCGGCGCTGCGGCGACGTCTCCGCGATGATTGAGCGCGACGACAATTATCCGCCGCTCGCGGAGCTTTTGGACGAACTCCAGAATATGCGCGATATCGACGCCCGCATCTCAAAAGAGCAAGCGCTCAGCGCGGCATGA
- a CDS encoding DUF2971 domain-containing protein, with product MSDLQIFSLFDRLFSSVVETDSFPQCRPLLAHYTSVPALEAILRNNEIWFSNPLFMNDIEEVRFGINTGTDLFLTSAEVESACDNKERFEALKSALSTCYNFFADNHLIDTYVFCLSEHDLDDTDGLLSMWRGYGGNGNGVAIIFDTAKLSEQERSPLVISRVRYASVEQRTQILRGLITKFCEILKRSAIPNDKLIVAAHAFFECLKIVAIFTKDKGFSEEREWRVVYMRERDQGKSFDAMFSYSIGHKGVEPKLKFKIEYMPDLAEPEFSLSKIIDRIILGPSLSSPLAQFAITKMIEALGRSELKERMICSTIPFRSG from the coding sequence ATGAGCGATCTTCAGATTTTTAGCTTATTCGATCGATTGTTCTCAAGCGTTGTGGAAACCGACTCTTTTCCACAATGCCGTCCGCTTCTTGCGCATTATACATCAGTACCTGCGCTTGAGGCGATCTTACGCAACAACGAGATCTGGTTTTCAAACCCTCTCTTTATGAATGATATCGAAGAGGTTCGTTTTGGAATCAACACGGGAACGGACTTGTTCTTAACGAGCGCTGAAGTCGAATCCGCTTGTGACAATAAGGAACGATTCGAGGCTCTCAAATCTGCGTTAAGCACTTGCTATAATTTTTTCGCCGACAACCACCTCATTGACACGTATGTATTCTGTCTATCCGAACATGATCTGGATGACACTGATGGATTATTGTCAATGTGGCGTGGCTATGGTGGCAACGGAAATGGCGTAGCAATCATCTTCGACACGGCTAAACTCTCGGAACAGGAGCGGTCACCATTAGTTATTTCAAGAGTGCGTTATGCGTCCGTCGAGCAAAGAACTCAGATATTGAGAGGCTTAATCACAAAATTCTGCGAAATTCTCAAGCGATCGGCAATTCCTAACGACAAGCTGATTGTTGCCGCCCATGCTTTCTTTGAATGTTTGAAGATTGTTGCAATTTTTACAAAGGATAAGGGGTTTAGCGAGGAACGTGAGTGGCGCGTTGTTTATATGAGAGAGAGAGATCAAGGAAAAAGTTTTGACGCGATGTTCAGCTATTCAATTGGGCATAAGGGTGTCGAACCGAAACTCAAATTCAAAATCGAATATATGCCCGATCTGGCTGAACCTGAGTTTTCGCTATCTAAAATAATCGACAGAATAATTCTTGGACCTTCCCTATCATCGCCTCTTGCCCAATTCGCAATCACCAAAATGATTGAGGCATTAGGGCGCTCAGAATTGAAAGAACGGATGATATGCTCAACGATCCCGTTTCGAAGCGGATGA
- the rpsA gene encoding 30S ribosomal protein S1, with translation MSATTDRAPTREDFAALLDESYGQNEAFEGSVIKGRVVAIEKDVAVIDIGLKTEGRVAIKEFTGYGRDPAPQVGEEVEVYLERVENALGEAVISRDKARREESWVKLEKAFETNEKVEGVIFNQVKGGFTVDLDGAVAFLPRSQVDIRPIRDVGPLMNVPQPFHILKMDRRRGNIVVSRRTVLEESRAEQRHEIVANLEEGQVIDGVVKNITDYGAFVDLGGIDGLLHVTDIAWRRVNHPSEVLTIGQTVKVKIIKINHETHRISLGMKQLLEDPWQGIEAKYPISARFHGRVTNITDYGAFVELEPGIEGLVHVSEMSWTKKNVHPGKIVSTSQEVDVQVLEVDPVKRRISLGLKQCLQNPWEAFAEKHPVGSTVSGEVKNKTEFGLFIGLDGDVDGMVHLSDLDWNRPGEQVIEEYKKGDVINAQVLDVDVEKERISLGVKQLAGDPFASVSAEEGGELRKGLVVTCEVIEVKESGIDVKIAGTDLSTFIKRSELARDRADQRPERFAVGEKVDARVTLFDRKARKVSVSIKALEVAEEKEAIAQYGSADSGASLGDILGAALKAREETPKKAKKDEEE, from the coding sequence ATGTCCGCCACGACCGATCGCGCGCCTACGCGCGAAGATTTCGCCGCTCTGCTTGATGAGAGCTATGGCCAGAACGAGGCCTTCGAAGGCTCCGTCATCAAGGGCCGCGTCGTCGCCATCGAAAAGGATGTCGCCGTCATCGACATCGGCCTCAAGACCGAGGGCCGCGTCGCCATCAAGGAATTCACCGGCTATGGCCGCGACCCCGCCCCCCAAGTGGGCGAAGAGGTCGAAGTCTACCTGGAGCGCGTCGAGAACGCGCTCGGCGAAGCCGTCATTTCGCGCGACAAGGCGCGGCGCGAAGAGAGCTGGGTCAAGCTCGAAAAAGCCTTCGAGACCAATGAAAAGGTCGAGGGCGTCATCTTCAATCAGGTCAAGGGCGGCTTCACCGTCGACCTCGACGGCGCCGTGGCCTTTTTGCCGCGCAGCCAGGTCGACATCCGACCGATCCGCGACGTCGGCCCGCTGATGAACGTGCCGCAGCCGTTCCACATCCTGAAGATGGACCGCCGGCGCGGCAATATCGTCGTCTCGCGCCGCACCGTGCTTGAAGAGAGCCGCGCCGAGCAGCGCCACGAGATCGTCGCCAACCTCGAAGAGGGTCAGGTGATCGACGGCGTCGTGAAGAATATCACCGACTACGGCGCCTTCGTGGATCTCGGCGGCATCGACGGCCTGCTGCATGTCACCGATATCGCTTGGCGGCGCGTCAATCACCCGTCCGAGGTGCTGACCATCGGTCAGACCGTCAAGGTGAAGATCATCAAGATCAATCACGAGACGCACCGCATCTCGCTCGGCATGAAGCAGCTGCTCGAGGATCCCTGGCAGGGCATCGAGGCGAAATATCCGATCAGCGCCAGATTCCACGGCCGCGTGACCAACATCACCGACTACGGCGCTTTCGTCGAACTGGAGCCTGGCATCGAAGGCCTCGTCCACGTCTCGGAAATGAGCTGGACGAAAAAGAACGTCCATCCCGGCAAGATCGTCTCGACGAGCCAGGAAGTCGACGTTCAGGTGCTCGAGGTCGATCCGGTCAAACGCCGAATCTCGCTGGGCCTCAAGCAGTGCCTGCAGAATCCGTGGGAGGCCTTCGCCGAGAAGCATCCGGTCGGCTCGACCGTCTCTGGCGAAGTGAAGAACAAGACCGAGTTCGGGCTCTTCATCGGGCTCGACGGCGACGTGGACGGCATGGTCCATCTGTCGGATCTCGACTGGAACCGTCCCGGCGAGCAGGTCATCGAGGAGTATAAGAAGGGCGACGTCATCAACGCCCAGGTCCTCGACGTCGACGTGGAGAAGGAGCGCATTTCGCTGGGCGTCAAGCAGCTTGCGGGCGATCCGTTCGCTTCTGTCAGCGCCGAAGAAGGCGGCGAGCTCAGAAAGGGCCTCGTCGTCACCTGCGAGGTGATCGAGGTGAAGGAGTCCGGCATCGACGTGAAGATCGCCGGCACCGATCTCTCCACCTTCATCAAGCGCAGCGAACTCGCTCGCGACCGCGCCGACCAGCGCCCTGAACGGTTCGCCGTCGGCGAGAAGGTCGACGCCCGCGTGACGCTGTTCGACCGCAAGGCCCGCAAAGTCTCCGTCTCGATCAAGGCGCTCGAAGTCGCTGAAGAGAAGGAGGCCATCGCGCAATATGGCTCGGCCGACTCCGGCGCGTCGCTGGGCGACATTCTCGGCGCGGCGCTCAAGGCCCGGGAAGAGACGCCCAAGAAAGCCAAGAAGGACGAGGAAGAGTAA